TTATAACTAACTTTTggtctaaatataaatatatagtaaGAAATGATTGGACTCAATAATCAAATTGTAATCTCTAATCGAAcgaattatataattaatagtaaaatggaaatatataacaaaaaaacaagTACAAAAACAAAGTTGGGAAAAACGAAATGAAATAAGTTATTGAGTTCTGAATAGCGAAGCCTTTTTGatgtaaaattttcattttactgGGTAAGGGCAAACTAAAAAAAGGGAAGCAAATGAGAATGATTTGTTTGACAGAAACAAGTGAAAGAAGTTCAAGTAATTCTAATGCTGGGTTGAAATCCATTAACAGTGACTCCTCCATCAACACAAATAACTTGTCCAGTGATATACGATGCAGCAGGCAAGCAGAGGAAAGTCACCAAAGATGACACTTCTTCCGGTTCTGCGATGCGCTTAAGAGGGGTACGTGACATCACATCATCCACAAAAGCTTGATTTTGGAGCAGCTGCTACAAAAATGTAGAACATATTATTCAACACAACACACACTTTCATAATTCCAACAAATTCTAACTACAACATTCGATAAATTCTTTGTTAAGCCTTTGGTTAAAAACAGCtatgagaaataaaaattgGGAAGAAGGAAATTACATGTTGGACAAGTGAGGTTCTGGTGGTCCATGGTACAACACAGTTGCTTCTTATGTTGTCTTTTGCCCATTCACAAGCCAAATTTTTTGTAAGCTGATTAATTGCGGCTGAAAATTCaatgaacaaaaaaattgttactgTCTTTCTTTCATGAGAGAAAATATGCAGTAAGTTTGGTAGTAATTACTGACCTTTGCTTGCTGCATAAACAGATCCAGTACCCATGCTGGTGACACCAGCAACAGAAGAAAGGAACACAATGCATCCCTTTCCAGATGCTTTGAGAAGAGGGTACGCAAGTTGACACAGATTAAATGATGAGTCTAAA
This sequence is a window from Vigna angularis cultivar LongXiaoDou No.4 chromosome 2, ASM1680809v1, whole genome shotgun sequence. Protein-coding genes within it:
- the LOC108327782 gene encoding tropinone reductase homolog At5g06060 isoform X1 — translated: MAELEESSSKRGGRWCLKGMTALVSGGTRGIGHAIVSDLAAFGAAVHTCSRTQTELNKCLEEWQSEGFQVTGSVCDVSSPHDREKLLQKVASIFNGKLNIYVNNVGTNLRKPTIEYSAEEYSELMTVNLDSSFNLCQLAYPLLKASGKGCIVFLSSVAGVTSMGTGSVYAASKAAINQLTKNLACEWAKDNIRSNCVVPWTTRTSLVQHQLLQNQAFVDDVMSRTPLKRIAEPEEVSSLVTFLCLPAASYITGQVICVDGGVTVNGFQPSIRIT
- the LOC108327782 gene encoding tropinone reductase homolog At5g06060 isoform X2, coding for MAELEESSSKRGGRWCLKGMTALVSGGTRGIGHAIVSDLAAFGAAVHTCSRTQTELNKCLEEWQSEGFQVTGSVCDVSSPHDREKLLQKVASIFNGKLNIYVNNVGTNLRKPTIEYSAEEYSELMTVNLDSSFNLCQLAYPLLKASGKGCIVFLSSVAGVTSMGTGSVYAASKAAINQLTKNLACEWAKDNIRSNCVVPWTTRTSLVQHLLQNQAFVDDVMSRTPLKRIAEPEEVSSLVTFLCLPAASYITGQVICVDGGVTVNGFQPSIRIT